In Heterodontus francisci isolate sHetFra1 chromosome 48, sHetFra1.hap1, whole genome shotgun sequence, a single window of DNA contains:
- the LOC137357432 gene encoding zona pellucida sperm-binding protein 3-like — MDLFGTRHLIKAADLTLGTAGCRPTRIYSQNHTVLFDYGLHDCGSRLQMAGDFLVYTTHLNHTPQYHGSVIVRTNGAVVPIECHYFRKGNVSSNAIKPTWIPFSSTKSGEGHLSFSLRLMNDDWLTERTSTVYYLGDLIHIEASVSMTNHMPLKLYIDRCVATLSPDKDSTPRYSIIDYNGCLLDSKAEDSFSTFVLPRDERELDKLRFDLDAFRFFGDDRSLIFITCHLKVAPVDWRDSMNKACTFQKMQNVWTPLEESNNDICACCHVGNCGATREFRFPSRGRRDLVPEAAGLKWEGEASLGPLVILDPEVTDLATESLNEVERRLQERSPGGVESEVVLIVALTVIAVCLISALLIALFLYRKHKQTPIN; from the exons ATGGATTTATTTGGAACCAGGCACCTGATTAAAGCTGCTGACCTGACCCTGGGGACAGCAGGTTGTCGGCCGACCAGGATCTACTCTCAGAACCACACTGTCCTCTTTGACTATGGGCTCCATGACTGTGGCAGCAGATTGCAG ATGGCTGGAGATTTCCTGGTCTACACCACCCACCTGAACCACACCCCCCAGTATCATGGATCTGTCATTGTGAGAACAAATGGAGCTGTCGTTCCCATTGAGTGTCATTATTTTAG GAAGGGCAATGTGAGCAGTAACGCCATCAAGCCCACCTGGATCCCATTCAGCTCCACCAAGTCTGGAGAAGGGCATCTGTCATTCTCTCTGCGCCTAATGAATG ATGACTGGCTTACAGAGCGCACCTCGACTGTCTACTACCTGGGTGACCTCATTCACATTGAGGCCTCTGTTTCAATGACCAACCACATGCCCCTGAAGCTCTACATTGACCGCTGTGTAGCTACATTGAGCCCAGACAAGGATTCCACCCCGAGATACAGCATCATTGACTACAATGG TTGCCTCCTGGACAGCAAAGCTGAGGACTCCTTTTCAACCTTCGTGTTGCCAAGAGACGAGCGTGAGCTGGACAAGCTGCGGTTTGACCTGGATGCTTTCCGCTTCTTTGGAGATGACCGTTCCTTG ATTTTCATCACCTGTCACCTGAAAGTTGCTCCAGTGGATTGGAGAGATTCCATGAACAAAGCTTGTACTTTCCAGAAGATGCAGAATGT CTGGACCCCATTGGAGGAATCCAACAATGACATTTGTGCCTGTTGCCATGTGGGTAACTGTGGTGCCACAAGGGAGTTCCGATTTCCTTCCAGAGGAAGGAGGGATCTTGTACCTGAAGCTG CTGGATTGAAGTGGGAGGGTGAGGCCTCACTTGGACCCCTGGTCATTCTGGATCCTGAGGTGACTGACCTGGCAACTGAGTCCTTGAATGAGGTTGAGCGAAGGCTGCAGGAGAGGTCTCCAGGTG GTGTGGAGTCTGAGGTGGTCCTGATTGTGGCCCTGACTGTGATAGCTGTCTGTCTGATCTCTGCTTTATTGATCGCCTTGTTCCTGTACAGGAAACACAAGCAAACTCCGATCAACTAG
- the LOC137357433 gene encoding zona pellucida sperm-binding protein 3-like: MEFTSQTGEQGVDSSSPVIGAAEVPERNIEKGSRNYSDCTCRYAKDQSLHKTAVWLAKTPQRCAGTVTVQCGEQNLLVRVQMDLFGTRHLIKAADLTLGTAGCRPTRIYSQNHTVLFDYGLHECGSRLQMVGDFLVYTTHLNHTPQYHGSVIVRTNGAVVPIECHYFRKGNVSSNHIKPTWIPFSSTKSGEGHLSFSLRLMNDDWLTERTSTVYYLGDLIHIEASVSMTNHMPLKLYIDRCVATLSPDKDSTPRYSIIDYNGCLLDSKAEDSFSTFVLPRDERELDKLRFDLDAFRFFGDDRSLIFITCHLKVAPVDWRDSMNKACTLQKMQNVWTPLEESNNDICACCHVGNCGATREFRFPSRGRRDLSEAGLKWEGEASLGPLVILDTEVTDLATEALNEVERRLQERSPGGVESEVVLIVALTVIAVCLISALLIALFLYRKHKQTLIN; this comes from the exons atggagttcacctcacagaccggagagcaaggagtggacagtagttcaccagttattggtgccgcggaggtaccggagagaaatattgagAAGGGCTCACGGaactacagtgactgtacatgccggtatgctaaagaccaaagcctgcataagacagcggtttggctggccaaaactccacaaagatgtgctggA ACTGTGACAgtgcagtgtggagagcagaaccTGCTGGTCAGGGTCCAGATGGATTTATTTGGAACCAGGCACCTGATTAAAGCTGCTGACCTGACCCTGGGGACAGCAGGTTGTCGGCCGACCAGGATCTACTCTCAGAACCACACTGTCCTCTTTGACTATGGGCTCCATGAGTGTGGCAGCAGATTGCAG ATGGTTGGAGATTTCCTGGTCTACACCACCCACCTGAACCACACCCCCCAGTATCATGGATCTGTCATTGTGAGAACAAATGGAGCTGTTGTTCCCATCGAGTGTCATTATTTTAG GAAGGGGAATGTGAGCAGTAACCACATCAAGCCCACCTGGATCCCATTCAGCTCCACCAAGTCTGGAGAAGGGCATCTGTCATTCTCTCTGCGCCTAATGAATG ATGACTGGCTTACAGAGCGCACCTCGACTGTCTACTACCTGGGTGACCTCATTCACATTGAGGCCTCTGTTTCAATGACCAACCACATGCCCCTGAAGCTCTACATTGACCGCTGTGTAGCTACATTGAGCCCAGACAAGGATTCCACCCCGAGATACAGCATCATTGACTACAATGG TTGCCTCCTGGACAGCAAAGCTGAGGACTCCTTTTCAACCTTCGTGTTGCCAAGAGACGAGCGTGAGCTGGACAAGCTGCGGTTTGACCTGGATGCTTTCCGCTTCTTTGGAGATGACCGTTCCTTG ATTTTCATCACCTGTCACCTGAAAGTTGCTCCAGTGGATTGGAGAGATTCCATGAACAAAGCTTGTACTCTCCAGAAGATGCAGAATGT CTGGACCCCATTGGAGGAATCCAACAATGACATTTGTGCCTGTTGCCATGTGGGTAACTGTGGTGCCACAAGGGAGTTCCGATTTCCTTCCAGAGGAAGGAGGGATCTT AGTGAAGCTGGATTGAAGTGGGAGGGTGAGGCCTCACTTGGACCCCTGGTCATTCTGGATACTGAGGTGACTGACCTGGCAACTGAGGCCCTGAATGAGGTTGAGCGAAGGCTGCAGGAGAGGTCTCCAGGTG GTGTGGAGTCTGAGGTGGTCCTGATTGTGGCCCTGACTGTGATAGCTGTCTGTCTGATCTCTGCTTTATTGATAGCCTTGTTCCTGTACAGGAAACACAAGCAAACTCTGATCAACTAG